The sequence below is a genomic window from Coffea arabica cultivar ET-39 chromosome 4c, Coffea Arabica ET-39 HiFi, whole genome shotgun sequence.
ATAGCTAAGGTAAGTGTCCTTCGGCTCTTTTCCTTCTTGCATTAAGAAATCAGGACCTCATTAActgaataaatatatatatccttGAATATTCATTGCTGAATTTAGGTTACGTTGTGCTTTACAGATACCCATTGCTCGGTATTTGCCAACGTGGAGAGGGAATGTTATTGACGCAAATTTGGAGATGAATCCTTCTCGAGTTGTTGGCATGTCCTTTTCTGTTAACGCAGAAGGTGGAGTTCCCGGTGCTAGGACTGGTCCAGGTGATTTTCGAGTGGAAATCGATTGGATCAAAGCCTTGAGAACGCAGTGATTCGACAATGAAGAATGTTTGTGGTACTAAATATGAGACTCTTGTGTATATGGATGATCCTGTTTGTCTTTTAACAAAACACAGCTTAGTATTCTGCTCACTATTCACAACAAATTTTGTCGCagagcttcttcttcttcttctttttttccgttTCTTTTGTTATAGCTTTGATGAATACTAGTGATGGGAATGATACACACAGAAACACAATAAAAGATGCCATCATGTCTTGTGGCCGCACTATCTTCTGAGTTGCTACTCTACGTGAATGGTTCGTTATTATTTGCCAATCAAGTCTGTAAAGGGGTTTTCATCTTTAAGAGTTACCCTACTTAAAACAATATAAGTCCAGAACAGGACTTCTTGAGCAGCAGCAGATAGGAGCGTGCGATTGCAATGACAAATGCTGCGAACATTAGAATCGAATCCGAGCGACTTTGAGTACATTAGGCAGGGTGCAACGTTGTAACATTTAGGCTGCATTAGctgaaggaattttttttttttttttttttcatttcattggTTCTGCAGGATACTCTCTCGCTGGAATGATGCTGATCAATTGTGGAGTATCTCTGCTCTTTTGGTGACTCTTCGTCGGATGAAGATCTTTTTTAAGTTTCGCTGTTCTGTTGTTGCGTGAGCATATGATCAATCAATGGGTACACACTggtagcagcagcagcagcaattttgattttgattttgattttgattttgatgtgTTAAGGAGAGTGGACGTTTTGTTTGTGGCTGTAGTGGAGCATATTTGACACCTGAGAAAAAAATATCTTTGGCTACATTGATTTCATCCAAAGAAGAAAAGGCGGAATGATGATAAATGCTGctcgactttttttttttttttttttttaattattattgcacattTTGCAAATATGCATAGCAGCGTGAGAATCCAACACTTTTTGGGCTGGCTGAAAATCACGCCGGCATTTCTCATCTTAAACAATAATATGTGTGTGTGGGGCCCCCTTGAGGGCTCTCCGCTCAGCTGTCATGGAACGACGGAACAGCAGAGATCAGccaaccaaacaaccaaaaaaaGTCCTTTGCCTTTTTCATTCTAGGCTGAATCTAATTCTAGGTAGGTGCAAACCCGCCCGGTCCCACCATGGGTTCTCAAATCCAACCTAATCAACTAAGCATTAAGCAAGGGCAGGGCCGTTCATCCTTGTTTGTCGCCGTCCCGGTTCAATtcaattttttccccttttttttttttaaaaaaaaatttttttattttatttgttttccttgactcTTTTTACTAATTGGATAGTTGCATCCACTTCCTGCTTGAAAATGGAGGAACAAAATGAGCAGGTTGGATGAAGGGGACAACGCACGGTAGGTACGATACGAAAATTGGGGATTGGGAGAAGAGATGAATCCTTCTTGCCCAGTTGCGTGATATCGTGCCCCAACTTAATTAGCATTTTCTTTCCATCAGCTGCTCGTCCGCcacttgcttttttttttttttttgtcggctATAAATCTGCACTTACATATTTATGGTTTTTTTGTCGTCTTCGTGGTGGAATTAGTTTAAGACCACATTGGCGTACGCAGTCGCCGGCTATAAGCTTTTGTCTGTTCAGCAGGTGGCTTCGATGAAGTAGCAGCTGTGAGTCATGACCTCCACTTTTTCTAAAAACACGCACGCAGTCAGTTGGAGGTAAGGTACTCTTGGCGTTTAACCTGTTGGCTTATTcgtcattttttctttttttgtttcactttcttttatttttattaaaaaaaaaaaaaaaaaacatgcacacatttagggtctgtttggttggaagtaaaatatttttcttgggaaaatatttttcgtggaagtaattttccatgaaaatcatttccctttcatcattttcaggtgtttggttagattattgaaaatattttcttacttcatttttctggtgtttgtttaacttttgaaatattttcacttttatctctagttttactttctacacattataactacgtacttcttcccatgcaaaataagaaaatttatctcattgtttaactttaaaaaatcttggaaaaatgtatatatgaataaaaaaatatctctttaagcaataaacaaattgctggccatttagtgtcaaatatcaatcgcatgcaatgcttattgtgacatatatcttgcactctcactgctaaaaatttctctagaaaagaatgtccctattatacataattaattattaGCATAGGATGAGTAGgatgatgttttttttttattttgaatatactagggagatggttgggtggtacgggggagggagtgtaaggaagagatTTTCAAttcgagtcctcctgtttacacaaaaaaaaaaaaaagaacatactacaagatgttttcagtaagtttggaatatactacaggcgggatgcatgcatttcgaaaaacaacttcaataattttggaaggaaagttgttttccataagatgagtgaaaatattttacataaaaaaatattttcagtaacttttgtgcaacaaAACAtggaaaattaggaaaatattttcttgaaaaatattttcacccgaaacaaacggacccttagAGCGCAACTGTGCCCTTCATGAACTTCCGCCTTtttaggaaaaagaagaaaaaaaaaaaacttttttagttCATGAACTTACGCTCGAACCAACCACATTTTCATCTCTGGTATTTCGTGCACCTAATCATATCATCTCATCTTTAACAACGTTGATCGTCAGCACCCATCAATCAATCTTGGCGGTTGATCGTCGCCACTGACTAATCCTGGTAGTATTATTATCTTTCGTGTCGGACTCGGATCCCCTGCCATGCCCCACTACCTCAGCTGAGAACATACGTAAACATGCAGATTGTCATCAATCAATAGGTTAATACATGCATATTAGTATATTTGGGGTTTGTGGAGCCTACTGCCTTTTCGTGTTTAACGTAAAACAGCCCCCACCCAATACACTGCAACATAGCGGATGAAAACTGAAAAGGGCCTCTGGGCCACCATCGTTTGCATCCCTTTAATTTGTCATCCTCCTCCTCCCCCACTCACCTGTCTGTCACCCCTCACCAGTAGCTTTAGTAGTAGTATATCAGTAGCCatccaaaccaaaaaaaaaaactataattaaTTAAGAACTTTCTGGAGGCAGAGCACGATAAAAATATCTGTCCTCCTAATCAAATCATAGCCGTTCAACCGAGACCATCCTCATCCAGGTCACACGAACAAACAACTATAATTAATTAATGTTACACAATTCCTTACCTTgcctttttttccttgttctttgttaaagcttttAAGGTTTTTTAATCTCCCCACCTAGCAGCCTAACTCCATatataaataaacccttttcTGGAGCCTTCGTTTGCCTTAGCGTGAAGGAATAGGCGGCTGCCTGACTGACTCGAGAGACAGTTGTATCGCACAGTTCATCTCGCCCCCCAACGCCACCCCAAATCAACCAGGGCTCTGTTCTCCTctcctcttctctctctcagCAATGCTATGGCTCCCTGTTACATTCAAAAAGCCCAAACAACCCATAATTACGTGAAAAGATATCCTAATCTTTGCGCTGAGTTTTAAGGGTCATACATTTGCCcagaaaatttataaaatttgtcGACAAGAAACAGCAGAGGAGGGATTGTGGCTTGTGGGGGGTTGGGGGCAGGTCTCTTTTGTCTCAGTTTTTGCGTATGTTTGGGTGTCCGGAAATGGCTGCTGCAGATGATAAAAGAAGTGATTTTTATGCTGTTTTGGGGCTGAAGAAGGAATGCAGTGCTGCAGAGCTCAAGAATGCTTACAAGAAACTCGCACTGGTCAGCGTTTGAACCTCTTAATTCTGTAAATTTAAAtaaccaaatcagaaataaattACGATAAACAGATTCTCGATTGTCCATCAATGCCATAGGCGTGTAAAGAAGGCGTCtctgttttattttattctttaggTGGAGTGGGGTGGCGAGGGCGAAGGAGCTAGTATTTTGATCTTCGAGTATTTTTTCCAAAACTGAATTGGGTGATGAGTGGTATCCGAGCGCAAAGTTAGAAAATTTTTGgacttttcaaaaaaattgttaGGCTGATGCGGATGGTGCGAAAGCATTGAAGATGATGATTGTTCTGCTTCAAATGTCTTGACCAGAATAAATTTTGGGCtgaattttttcccttttcctgaaATGGGGAATCTGGTTTTTGATATAGAAATGGCATCCAGATCGTTGCTCGGCATCCGGGAATCCGAAGCGCGTGGAGGAGGCCAAGAAGAAATTTCAGGCAATTCAAGAAGCCTATTCTGGTAGGACGCTATcgctctctcttttctttttctttttttttcttccccctAAAATTTGTACTGCCAGTATATGTTTGTTCAATGGTATATTCAGCTGtcatatttgtttatttatcaaCACATATAATCGGTGTTGTTAGGAGTCATAAATCATAATGCTAAGGTAAGTAGTCCTATAATTCTTATcttagttatatatatatatgctggACTCACGAGATTCTTGGGTTGACACCTGACAGTACTTTCGGACGCCAACAAAAGGTTTCTGTACGACGTAGGAGTTTACGACTGTGACGATGAGGACGACGAAAATGTACGTCCCCCCTTTCTTTCGTTACATTTTTCCTCTTTGTATTTATTATACTCCATCCGCATTTAGCAGtgccttttcttttataaaattaTTAGCAACTGCTACTGCATtctgtagtagtagtagtaataaTCTCTTTGGCACGTGTGGACACGCTCCTTCAATAAGCTCCACAGAAGTTGTATAGACGCTTCAATGCGGATGACAAAACTAATCCCAATTCATCATTTTATTGTCCTCGATACGATAGCAGATTTGTCTACCAAAGAAATTTTGAGTGGGTTCAGGGTGTTTAATTTAAAGAATATTTGATTGTCTTGAATAAGTACTCCAATTGGGATACCTAAATAAATGATATTATGGATTTTCATGGTCAAGAAATCTTCTTCCTCCttcttttgaaagaaaaaaaaaatcaagtcgACACCAAATCTTGAGACTAGTTCAGGACAGTTGTTTTTTCAAATGAATCTGCTGAACTTATTTAACGGTTCCATGGAAACTGCGCAATTGTGTTTGGCAATTATATATTGGTCTTTCTTTTGTGGCTGAAGTTCATATATTTTCCAATAATGCAATGCAGGGAATGGGAGACTTTCTCAACGAAATGGCGGCCATGATGAGCCAAAACAAGTCCAAGGTGAGTTGCTGTTCCCTTgtagtagtttttattttattttatgtatatgtaTTCGTGGTGTAGCTTTGAATAGAAGATTCTTGTTTTCCATTGTTGTCTTGGGGGGGAAGGGGATTGGATGGAGCTAGGGATTTGAACTTCAGTTTTCTTTGTTGGGTCTCTTTTACTCTTCTTAAACCATACAAACAGCGAGTTATACAAGGCGAGACAAACTTTTTCATACattttcccctctttttttcTGGCTGGATAGTTACCAACAAAGTGCCGCGTTTAATGGTTATATGTTGTCAAGTTTATCTCATGAAAGCCTGCTGGTTGGTGGATCAGAGGTTTGGTTTGAGGATTCCTTGTCAAGTTTTTGCCAAGGAGTTGTACGGTGTTCAAATGTAGTGCTTGAATTGACAGGAAAATCAGGAAGAGAGCTTTGAGGAATTGCAAGAGCTGTTTGAGGAGATGTTCCAAAGTGATGTCGAGGCATTTGCTTCCTGTTCTTCGCAAAGTGCGACGCCTTCTACCCGTTCGTCCCCACCATTTGCATCGTGCAGTGAGACTTACAATGctaaaaacaagagaaattcCTCAGAAATGAGCCCCAGTAGTTCTCAGGTGGAGGGTACTCAGTTCAATGGATTTTGTATAGGGGTATGTTGTTTTTATCTGCGTCTCAACTAGTCTTTCCTGAGTATCCGTTTCCTATTGCAAATCTGACATCTTCTAGCTAAATTAACGATGTCTAAAGACAGGTGGAACATCAGGGAGAAACCAGGATGGGAAGAGGAACCGGGGCAAGAACGCGGGGAAGTATTGGAGGCAGTAGGAGAAACGGCAGGAAGCAGAAAGTTTGTTTTGGTGATGACGTCTCCTTCAACAAGTATCCTAGTAATTTCTTCTAGATGTTGACGATAATTTCACCTAATGCTGGAATTGGTTCAAAGTTTGTGCATGATTTTTACAGCTGGATTTATGACCACATGAATGGAAAATTGGCCTAGGAGCGTAAGATTATATGCATTTAATAGCAGGAGAGGTGTGGAAATTCGAAAGTTTCATCCCACACTGGAGAGATGAGGCAGGAGTCAAAAGGTGTTTCAGTTTTCACCCGGTGACGGTGTGAcaagaaagttgtagccttgtaATAATGATGCTCTAATTCCGGATGGGTAGTACTTAGCTGGTAGTATTTGTATTCCTTCATAACGAGGCGGCAGATGAGTCACTTCACTGCCTATGTTTGTAGGCCATACGGGCATTGGTTTTTTTCATTGGAAAACCTGTAAAAAATCGGTGATCCTCCCCATTTTTCAGTGTATTCCTCCGATCAATCCCCCGTAATTCAGTTCAGGTCTGTAGTGTTGAAGAGTTTCACAGAGCGGGCGTCGGGTGCGGCGGTGTCTAGGATTCCGATGTCATGGTAGGGGTGGCCTTCAGTTTCTATTTTCAAGCAATCagcattgcaaaaaaaaaaaaaaaatttgaaatgagaGAAGATCCGCGGCTACTGCTTTGAAATGCAAATTCGTAGCCGAGGAAGTAAAATTCCAACCTACTGGTcaccaaaaaggaaaaggaatttaaaacgtTCTTCTGGCTCTGTTAGCGGGGAGAGGAGATCGAAATTTCGTCGTTACGAGTATTATCTTACTCACATTGAGCTGTCGTCTAATTTCTTGAATGCCACAACGTTCTTCAAGAAACATTTCTCTCAATTTATAATATCGTTTTTTTGCCTTACGTGCATCAAGTAGTGgcatatttacatcttcaagaGTCTTTTTGCGCCTGCTGCCAGTGTTGCTAGACTCGAATCAGATCGGTTGGTTCGATATTGGTCTGATTGTGAATTGGCTTTCTTTTCAAGTTGATTTGTAACACAAAATCGTTTTGGTTAAAAATCAGTTAAAACAgtcaaaaattggttaaattagTGATTTCAGTTCGACTAATTGATCTTGTtctcaaatttttctttcttctctctttcaaaTATAATTTGAATTATCTAAATTGTAACACAttcatttattaataggaaTAAGAAAATGTCACTCACTTAGTGTAAGTATCAAAATCACTCGCTTTTATGAATGATCTTTAAATGAATATGTTTTCGTTCCTATGATCTTATTAATTTAGCATCAGTGATTTTAACTtgcattaatttattttaatttattagttTTTCAAGCAGTTTTGGTGAATGGACATATTTTAGTCTtgaatttacatttttatatataatcaTTAGGTGTATATTTAATTGCTagtctaatatttttgaaacatttttttttataattgacCAAATATACTCAAgaacttaatttcaatatttttgaaacttataaaaatataaaataactataACATCATATTGATttcaacaaatttttaaaaacggTTCGACCGATTCTATCAGTTGGGCTCTGATCTAATAGTTTGGcagctctgtttggattgtaaattatttgagatatttttactgtaacactttttgtgatgtgatgtatgcgagataaaaaggtaattgggaagataaaaaggtgtattgaaaattgtaatgatgatgtaagcaaataaattttgacaaataagtctctatccaaacaaaccattaATAACATTAGCCGCCGCCGGTGGTGGTATTAGTGTATAATGGGATGAGACTTAGAGATTAGGATGGTAAATAATTATTTAAGAAGTTGCAAGTGAAGGCCCCACAAGGAACTGAACAGGTGGGTAATCAAAGCCAAGTTGCGGAACTGTCCTACTGTAGCGGAACTAAACTGACTTGACCAACTGCCGCTTCAGTCGCCACTGCCACTAGTCGTACAAAAGGAAGGCACCCCACAACCTTATCGGTCCGATGACAAACCATAACAGAGTGGCGATGACCATCCCTCCgttgttctcttttttttttttagttttttatgaatttattcATGAGAGGAGACGGCGTCCATGCAATTTGCAAAGTAAATGCAACACACAATTCACCCTAAGTTTCCAGAGGTTCAGCAGCAGCagcctcccaaaaaaaaaaaaagtgcatgtgCGAGCAACTTCTGGCTGCGCATATGACGACAGACGTCGGCTTGTACCGCTACTGTTCGTGTTCGGCGGATGATACCAGCAATTTATGAGTAATAGTACATTTTATcggttgacaaaaaaaaaaaccgagtATTAATAAGTCCCAAAAGATTAAACATTACTTGCAGTTTTGTCAAATTTCCAGTGAGGATGCTCATCTCGGCCATCCCGAGTGGCCGAGGTGAACTCACCTCGTCCCTCATCAAAGCTCATCCGTGTCCCGGGCATCACCCCTGAGCTCGGCCTCGGCCGTTTCCCTAGCCTACTGTGTAGCCGACCTCGGCACCCCCACCTCAGCTGCACGCTGATGATGCCAAACCACCTGACATCACCCAGGAccagtgctttatctgaaaagcactggaAGCACTTAATGGCACCTGCACAATACACCCCGTCATCATGCTCAGGCagctacagtgtcagagtcagacCTCCTGACACGGGACAGAGCCGTAATGACCAGAGGGTGGGTCCCACCAGCATAAGCCCTCCGCTCTGTCCTCTACTCTccctctataaataccccagacacactcccaacaagtaagaCTACACTGTTCATTAACTCATATTCTCATTattctcgttctcatactaacttgatcgtcggagtgatcccaggggagaagccccgccactCACTTCGGACACCGAGGTTCACTTCGGACACAGGAGTTCACCTCATTTCATCTTAGAGAGGACTGATCCAGGTCGGTCTAGAtaccaaccaaaaatcacctcctcaattggcgccgtctgtgggaacgagaTCACTACTAAAAATGAGATCCACGCGTTCTAGAAGCGGAAGAGTTCCCTCAACTGGGGCTGGGCAGACCTCGGGAGCCCAGCAAGATCGCATTTCTGAAGAGCAAGGGTCCCCGAGGACCCAGCCTAACAACGAGGAGGCCATCGCCAAGATGGCCGAGTTCGTATCACACAACCCTACCATTTTTGAGGAGTTAGGAAGGTACCTCAAAAGACAGGGGAAAGAAAAGGCCGAGTCTTCCAAGAGAAGGCCGACGAAGTCCCCTGAGGTACTTTTAGGTGAAGACTCCGATGAGGGGCGACTCTCTCGGAGTACCTCCAGACGCGCCTCCTCCAAGGCGACCTCTAAACTTGCCTCCATCTCCCGGGCGTTTTCTCGGGGACTGCTGGGGAAACGAGCTGAGGACCCACCTCGGCGCCCCGGGGGCCTAGCTTCTGACTACATGAGGGCTCCGCCCTTTACTGATGACATCAATGGGGAGATGGTACCCCCGAACTTCAAACTTCCAAACTTGCCCACCTATGACGGCCGAGGTGACCCCGAGGATCACCTCCGCGCCTTCATCTCTGCCTTCCGACTCTACTGCGTCCCCGACGCTGTGATCTGCCGAGCTTTCCCCATCTTCCTACATGAAACTGCCCGGAAGTGGTTCTGAAGTCTGGAACCAGGGAGCATTTCCTCTTTGGACGAGCTGATAGACCGGTTCATCCACCGCTTTGTATCATCTCGACCAATCACCAAGACTTCAGCTTACCTCTTGAACCTGCAACAGGGTCAGGGCGAGTCCCTTCGCTCGTATGCTCAAAGGTTCAATGATGAGAATGTGCAGATACCTGATCAGAACGAGCAAGTAACCCTCGCCGCCTTCACCAACGGGTTGGTGGCAGGGACTTTTAATACCGAAATCCATCGGGATTACCCCCGTACACTTCGGGAACTCTGGGACAGAGTGGACCAGGGAATCCGAAGTGAGGATGTAAACCGCATGAAGCGAGAGGCCCAAGCCTCTCGTACGGGGCAAGATCCCCGGAGGAGGAGAGACACCAGCCGAGGTGAACCCGGCCCAAGTGGCACTTCAAACCAACTCCGAGACCGCCGGAGTGTCTTTGATCGAATAGTAAAAGGGAGATCGTCAACCTCGGACGCCGAGCTGACCCCGCTCAATTCTAGTCGGTCTCACGTCTTGGCGGTGATGAGGCAAAATCACCTCGGCCGAACACCTCCTGAGATCCCTGGGAGGAGAGATTAGAGGAACTCCAACCTCTACTGCGCCTACCACCGAGACGTTGGGCACGAGACTGAAGATTGCAACGATCTGAAGCGAGAGATCGAAAACCTGATCCGACAAGGATACCTGAAGCAGTTCATCCGCAAAGACGGAAGCTTCAACCGAAGTGCCTCCCACCGGGAGAGCCGAGGTCCTCGCCGAGAGGACAGGCGGGACACCAAGCTTAATTGCCGAGGTCCTGAGAACCACAAGGGGATCAGAGGCCTCCACGTGACGGATCACCAGACTACGGCCCAAACATAGTTGGGGTGATCAACACCATCTCAGGTGGCCCCACGGGAGGAGACAGCCAGAACTCCCGAAAGCGGACCTACCGCCAAGCCGGCATGGATGTggccgagccgagctcgaggCTGTCCGAGGTGATAACCTATGGTCCCCGTGACCCTGTCCCCGCCGCTTCCAGCAATCACGAGGCCCTAGTGATTGAGGTCCTCACAAATAACTACATAGTTAAA
It includes:
- the LOC113738760 gene encoding uncharacterized protein isoform X2, translating into MFGCPEMAAADDKRSDFYAVLGLKKECSAAELKNAYKKLALKWHPDRCSASGNPKRVEEAKKKFQAIQEAYSVLSDANKRFLYDVGVYDCDDEDDENGMGDFLNEMAAMMSQNKSKENQEESFEELQELFEEMFQSDVEAFASCSSQSATPSTRSSPPFASCSETYNAKNKRNSSEMSPSSSQVEGTQFNGFCIGTGGTSGRNQDGKRNRGKNAGKYWRQ
- the LOC113738760 gene encoding uncharacterized protein isoform X1, with translation MFGCPEMAAADDKRSDFYAVLGLKKECSAAELKNAYKKLALKWHPDRCSASGNPKRVEEAKKKFQAIQEAYSVLSDANKRFLYDVGVYDCDDEDDENGMGDFLNEMAAMMSQNKSKENQEESFEELQELFEEMFQSDVEAFASCSSQSATPSTRSSPPFASCSETYNAKNKRNSSEMSPSSSQVEGTQFNGFCIGVEHQGETRMGRGTGARTRGSIGGSRRNGRKQKVCFGDDVSFNKYPSNFF